GAGGACGGCGCCCGTGCTGCCCACGGTCCACAGCTGGCCATTGGAGCCCACCGCGAAGTCGTTGACCACGGAGTTGCTCAGCACCGCCGGCGAGCTCGCCGCGGGCCAGAGGAGCGAGTTGATGTGATTGGGCGCCGCACCGCTGGGGATGCCCACGCCGTTCATCGGGGACCAGGGTGCCAGATGCTCCACGCCGATCCAGGGCGTCAGCATCGCCTGGTCGATGGCGTATGCGCTGTCGAGCGGCAGGGGGCGCAGCGAGCCTCCGCACTGGGGGGACCACAGCGTCGGCGACGCGTCCGACGCGATCGCCCCGATGTGGAGGTGCGGCTTCGAGGAGCTGCCCGAGTTGCCCACGAGGCCCAGGAAGTCGCCCTCGTGGACCACCGCGCCCACGGTCAGCAGGGCGGGGTTGAGCGAGCCGGCCTGCATGTGGGCGTACCCGACCAGATACGTGCCGTTGTCGATGGTGAAGCTGTTGCCGCCGCCGTGCGACGCCGGGTTGACGGTGCCCACCGGGAAGTTGGTGGCGTCGGTGTTGACGAAGTCCGTCACCGTGCCCCCGGTGACGGCGTAGATGGGCTTGCCCCACTGCCGGTAGTGCTCGTTCTGCGAACCGTCCGTGCCCGGAAGGAGGTCGGACCAGCCGGAGCCCGTCCAACCATAGACCCCCACGTCATAGGCGAAGAGCTGGCAGCCCTGGACGCTCGCGCCGTGCACCGCGCCCATGCCCTGCCAGTATTCGTGGGGACGCAGGTCGCCCACACGGCCCCAGAAGCGGTTGCTGCCGGACGGCGTGTCCGCCTGGTAGGCGGCGAGCGTGAACGTCTGCATCAGCGGGTTCGCATAGCCCGTGAAGAAGAGCCGCATGCGGATGCTGGTCGGCGCCGGGTTCGGCAGGATGATGTTGTCAGCGGCGCTGAACGCCCAGTTGCGGACCGCGTTCGCGGGCACGACGAGGTTGGTGGACATGCCCGTCAGCAGCGTCGTTCCGGGAAAGTCGATCAGCACCGAGGTCAACGTCACGGACGTCGCCTGGTTGTTGCGCAACGCCAGCGCGAGCGACACCTGGTGGCTGGGCCCTGGCCCGCCGAGGTAGGGGGAGGCCATGGTGAGATAGCGGATGGCGCCTCCCTCCATGGGTTCGTAATAG
Above is a window of Corallococcus caeni DNA encoding:
- a CDS encoding M23 family metallopeptidase, coding for MMNLRTLLLLLPCLLWGQLASAQTPDVTTYYEPMEGGAIRYLTMASPYLGGPGPSHQVSLALALRNNQATSVTLTSVLIDFPGTTLLTGMSTNLVVPANAVRNWAFSAADNIILPNPAPTSIRMRLFFTGYANPLMQTFTLAAYQADTPSGSNRFWGRVGDLRPHEYWQGMGAVHGASVQGCQLFAYDVGVYGWTGSGWSDLLPGTDGSQNEHYRQWGKPIYAVTGGTVTDFVNTDATNFPVGTVNPASHGGGNSFTIDNGTYLVGYAHMQAGSLNPALLTVGAVVHEGDFLGLVGNSGSSSKPHLHIGAIASDASPTLWSPQCGGSLRPLPLDSAYAIDQAMLTPWIGVEHLAPWSPMNGVGIPSGAAPNHINSLLWPAASSPAVLSNSVVNDFAVGSNGQLWTVGSTGAVLTTHDRLSVPVNTGVYLDVNPGGSAKAIAATATIPYLIGMNDFVYRGTSAGWVQTSQTAKRLTVDESTGKVWVIGLDDKVYSFNPATLAWSAQAPTSATGKDIAVAQGIPYIIGMDDRVWKHNGSSFVQLPATTTLKRLAVDGATGKLWGIGANDGLWSSATGSTWAEHPGGIRAFDVTLFQGTPYVRGLDNGVWKKESFGSSRVNVVQ